A window from Mus caroli chromosome 2, CAROLI_EIJ_v1.1, whole genome shotgun sequence encodes these proteins:
- the Emc4 gene encoding ER membrane protein complex subunit 4 — MTTQGGLVANRGRRFKWAIELSGPGGGSRGRSDRGSGQGDSLYPVGYLDKQVPDTSVQETDRILVEKRCWDIALGPLKQIPMNLFIMYMAGNTISIFPTMMVCMMAWRPIQALMAISATFKMLESSSQKFLQGLVYLIGNLMGLALAVYKCQSMGLLPTHASDWLAFIEPPERMEFSGGGLLL, encoded by the exons ATGACGACCCAGGGGGGCCTAGTGGCCAACCGAGGCCGGCGGTTCAAATGGGCCATTGAGCTGAGTGGGCCGGGAGGAGGCAGCAG GGGCCGAAGTGACCGGGGCAGTGGACAGGGAGACTCCCTCTATCCAGTTGGTTACTTGGACAAGCAAGTGCCTGATACCAGCGTGCAAGAGACCGACCGGATCCTGGTGGAGAAG CGCTGCTGGGACATCGCCTTGGGTCCCCTCAAGCAGATTCCCATGAACCTCTTCATCATGTACATGGCAGGCAACACCATTTCCATCTTCCCTACTATGATGGTGTGTATGATGGCCTGGCGACCCATTCAAGCACTTATGGCCATTTCAGCCA CTTTCAAGATGCTGGAGAGTTCAAGTCAGAAGTTTCTTCAAGGCTTGGTCTATCTCATTGGGAACCTGATGGGTTTGGCATTGGCAGTTTACAAGTGCCAGTCCATGGGACTGTTGCCTACACATGCATCAGATTGGCTAGCCTTTATTGAGCCCCCTGAG agaatggAGTTCAGTGGAGGAGGCTTACTTCTGTGA